In Sphingomonas sp. M1-B02, the sequence ACCTCCAGCGGCTGCGCGACGAAGTGCATCGGTTTGCGATCGGCGCGCACCGGGCGAAGCGGGCGAAGGCGATCGGCGCGAGCCCGCTCGACGACGTGCCGGGCATCGGCCCGGCCCGCAAGAAGGCGCTGCTGATGCACTTCGGCACTGCGCGCGCGGTGCGCGGCGCGAGCCTGGAGGACCTGCAGAAGGCGCCGGGGGTCAGCAAGGCGATGGCCCAGCAGCTCCACGATTATTTCCACGTCGGTTGACCACTTGCCCGGCGCGCCCGCTGCTGTACCTTCCCGCATCAGGGGCAGGGGGCGTGATGATCTTTCGCAGTCTATTGGCGGTCGCAGCATTTTGCGTCGCAGGTTCGGCATGGCCGGGTTCGGCAAAAGCGGGCGATAAGCCGCTGTATCAGCCGCGACCGGCGTGGGTGGCGGTCGCGCCGGATCCGGCGCTCGCCACGCTGACCGACAGCTCGCCCGCGCTCGTTATCTTCGACCAGCAACAGCGGATCGGCGACGGTCAGGTCTGGGCCTATGCGGATCGCGCGACCCGCGTCATTTCCTCGCAGACCATGCGCGAGATCGGGACGGTGGCGCTTCCCTGGCAACCCGACGCGGGCGATCTGATCATCCACAGCGCGAAGATCCTGCGCGCCGGCGGGGACGTCGACCTTATCGCCGCGGGGCAGCGCTTCGAGGTGCTGCGGCGCGAGGAGCAATTGGAGCAGTGGCAACTCAACGGCACGCTCACCGCGACGATGGCGGTGGAAGGGCTTCGCGTCGGCGACGTACTGCGGATCGCTTATTCGATCACCAGCAAGGACAAGGCGCTGCAAGGCAACGTCCAGACCCAATTGCCGCTGATCGCCGAGCCGATGCGGGCTGGCTTTGCGCGTGCGCGGCTGAGTTGGCCGGCGGGGATCGACCTAAAGTGGCGGGCCTATCCCGATGGTCTATCGCCCAAGGCCGAGCGCAAAGCCGGCTATGACGAAATCGACGTGACGCTGCCGCTGGCCAAGCCGGCCGAGCTGCCCGCCGATGCGCCGGCGCGCTATCGCAAGCCGCAGCTGCTCGAGGCGACGAGCTTTGCCGACTGGGCGGCGGTGTCGCGCGTCATGGCGCCGCTATATGCGAGCGACGGATTGATCACACCCGGCAGTCCGCTAGCCGCCGAAGTGGCGAAGATTGCGGCCAAATCGAGCGATCCGCGCACTCGCGCGGCGATGGCGCTTCGGCTGGTGCAGGACGAGGTCCGCTATCTGTTCCGGGGGATGGATGGCGGCAATTACATTCCCCAGTCGCCGGCAAGCACCTGGTCGCTGCGCTATGGCGATTGCAAGGCGAAGACCCTGCTTCTGCTCGCGATTCTCGGCGCATTGAAGATCGAGGCGGAACCGGTGCTCGCCAGCCTCGAAATGGGGGATCTCGTCGCCCAGCGGCTGCCCTCGCCCGGGGCGTTCGATCATGTGATCGTGCGCGCCGTGATCCAGGGCAAGAGCCTGTGGCTCGACGGGACCGGCAATGGCGCGCGCGAGGGCGATCTGGACGATACGCCTCCGTTTCGGAACGTGCTGCCGGTGCGCGCGGAGGGCGCGGCGTTGATGCCGATCGTGATGCGCGCGCCCGCCCGGCCGATGGCGGAGGCCGAAATCGAGCTCGATCAGAGTGCCGGGCTGGCGGTGCCCGCCCCCTTCAAGATCGTCCTGACGGTGCGCGGGGCGCTTGCCGAAGTCTATCATGCCGGCGCGAGCCAGGCGAACAAGGAGCAGATGTCCGAACTTGGGCAGGCGCTGGTGAGCCAGATGCTGGGCGACGCCATGTCGGTTGCCCGTTCGGTGACCTACGATGCCGAAGCTGCAACCGCGACGGTGACCGTGCACGGCGTTGTCGGCAGTCGCTGGAAGGTCGAGCAGGGTCGGTATCGCACCGTCTTCGACAAGACGCTCAGCGAGCTGGAATTCGCCCCCGATCGCGCGCGGCCGGCGTGGAAGGACATCCCCGTGATGTCGGCGCCGCGGGCATTCTCGACCATCCTGCGCCTGCGCAGCAAGCTGCCGCGCAACGGTGCCGGGTTCGAATTCGAAGGCGATCGAACGCTGCCGCCGCGGCTTGCCGGGGCGACGATCACCCGCACGACCGCGTTGGCCAACGGCTGGGCGACGCTCGAGGATCGAATCGCGATCGATGCGAGCGAGATCGCGCCGGGAGACGTCGCCGCAGTTCGCGCGCAGGTGGCGCTCGCCAAGAGCCGCCCGCTCAAGATCGTCGCGCCCGCCGATTATCCGCCCCGCTGGAAGGTCGTCGCAGATGCGAAGCGGACAAATGCCTTCGCACCGCTGTTCGCGGCTTATGCCGCGGCCATCGCCGATGATCCTGAGGAAGTGGTGGGCTATACCAACCGGGCATCGTTCCTGAACGGGATCTGGGACTGGAAAGGGGCGGTTGCCGATCTGGACAAGGCGATTGCGCTGGCGCCCACGGCCGCGCTCCATTTCTGGCGGGCGCGCATGCGGACGATGTTGCGCGACGACAGCGGCGCGATCGCCGATGCCGAGGCGGGACTGACGCTCGAGCCTGGATCGACCGAAGGCATCGGCCAGCTGGCGACGCTTCGCTTCCGCGCGGGTCAGCGCGACGCGGCGCTCGCCTCGATCGCCGAGCGCATCGCCCAGGGCGGAACCGAGAAGCTCGCTTTCGTGTCGCAGCAGGGATCGTTGCTCGCCGAGGCGGGGCGCGGCGAAGAGGCGATCGCGGTGCTCGATGCGGCGATCAAGACCAATCCAGGCAATGCGACATTGCTCAACGAGCGCTGCTGGCTGAAGGGCACGATGAACCTCGCGCTCGACACGGCGCTCAAGGATTGCACCAAGGGCATCGAGCTCGCCGAGAATCCGTCTTCGATCTACGACAGTCGGGCGATGGTCTATTTTCGGATGGGCCGGATGGAGGAAGCACTCGCCGACCTGGACGCCGCGCTCGACCTGGCACCGGCGCAGGACGCGAGCCTCTATCTGCGCGGGGTGGTGCGCAAGCGGATGGGCAACAAGGCGGCCGACGAGGATCTGGCCGCGGCGCGGATGATGTCGGCTCGTATCGACGAGGACTATGCACGCTACGGCATCAAGCCGTGAGAATTTGGAGTTTCTTCACCGCATTCTGCTAGTTGCGCAGCATGCCGACCCGCGTCTTCATCACGATCGACACCGAGCTCATGTGGCGGCATCATGTCGCGGGACTCGATGCCGATACGATCGTCCAGCGTTCGCTCGAGCCCGCCGGCGTCGGCGTCGGCTGGCAGCTGGCGGAGCTGAAGCGGCACGGGCTGAAGGCCTGCTTCTTCGTCGATCCCATGCCGGCGCTGGTCTATGGGCTCGATCCGATCAAGCGGATCGTCGGCGCTATCCTGGAGGCGGGGCAGGAGGTGCAGCTGCATCTGCATCCCAACTGGACCGGCGCGCATGCCGGCGATCGCGGCGCGAGCTATGGGCCGTTCGAGTTGATTGACTACAGCCTGAAGGAGCAGGTCGAGCTGCTTTCCGGCGCGGCGGACATGCTCCTCGCCGCGGGTGCGCCCGAGCAGATCGCGTTCCGATCGGGATCCTATTCGGCGAGCGACGATACGCTGGGCGCGCTCGCGCAGCTCGGCTTCGTCTATGACAGCAGCCATAATGGCTCCGAACATCCCTGGCCCAGCGCGATCAGCCTGGGGCCGCGGCAGATCGCGCCGATCGCGCATTGCGGGATCATCGAAGTGCCGGTGACGCTGATCGAGGACCAGAAGGGGCATTTGCGGCACTTCCAGATCTGCGCGCTCTCGGCCGCGGAGATGCGGGCGGCGCTCGATCATGCGGTGGCGCGCAACCATGTCGCGGTGACGATCGTCAGCCACGGATTCGAGCTCGCCAATCGCGCGGGGACGCGGGCGAACGGGGTGCATGTCCGCCGCTTCGAGGCGCTGTGCCGGATGCTGGCGGAGCGGCAGGGGGGGCTGGCGACCGCGCATTTCGCCGACCGCCCGCACATGGCGCTGGGGCAGGACGACCAGCCGCTGGGGCCGAGCCGGCTGCGCACCGGGCTGCGCCAGGCCGAGCAGCTCTGGTCCAACCTGGTCGAGGAACGGGCGGCTTGAACGCATTGACGAAGATCGAGGCCGAAGCGGCGCGCCCGGTGCCGCTCAAGTTCGAAATCGGCGCGCGGACGCTGCTGACGATCCGCCGATCGCTGGTGCGGGTGCCGCTCGATCTGCGCGAGGCGCGGGCGGGGGGACTGCCGGCACTGCCGCCGCTTGGCCGCGCGGCGCAGGGTTATTCGGTGACTTCGCTTCCCGAGGTCCAGCTGGCGGCGCTGGTGGCGGAATCCGGGGGCATGCTGCCCTTCGTTCGGCAACGGTATACGCGTTATTATGCCGATTTTTCGGGTGGCTTCGACGCGTGGCTCGCGGGGCTGTCGTCGAACGCGCGGCAGAGCTTGCGGCGCAAGGCCAAGAAGATCGCGGCGCTTTCGGGCGGCGCGCTCGACGTGCGGCGCTTCGACACGCCCGAGGAGCTGGAGGCTTTCCACGCGATCGCGCGGCCGTTGTCGCTGCGTACCTATCAGGAACGGCTGCTGGGATCGGGGCTGCCCGACGATGCGGCGTTTCGCGCGGAAATGCTGCGGCAGGCCGCGGCGGGGCAGGTGCGCGCCTGGCTACTTTATATCGGCGGGGAGGCCGCGGCCTATCTCTATTGCCCCGCGGCGGGGGATACGCTGATCTATGCCTATGTCGGGCATGATCCGGCGCATAACGATCTGTCGCCCGGGGCGGTGCTGCAGATGGAGGCGTTCCAGGATCTGTTCGCGGAAGGCCGGTTCGCGACCTTCGACTTCACCGAGGGCGAGGGGCAGCACAAGCGCCAGTTCGCGACCGGCGGGGTGGCGTGCGTGGATTTGCTGCTGCTGCGGCCTTCGCTGGCGAACCGGGCGACGATGGCGGCTTTGGGTGGGTTCAATGCTGCGGTGGCGGGGGTGAAGCGCGGGGTGCTTGCTGCCGGGCTTGGGAAACTGGCGAAGCGCCTGCGGCGGGGGTGATCCTCCCCGGCACGGGGAGGGGGACCAGCCGCAGGCTGGTGGAGGGGGCTCGCCACCAACCGAATCGCGCGTTGAGAGCCCCCTCCACCACGCCGCTTCGCGTCGCGGTCCCCCTCCCCGTGCCGGGGAGGATCGTTTAGGGAGCCTCATGCACCTGCGCGCCGAAGCCATCCTTCTCTCCGTCCGCGCGCATGGCGAACATGGCGCGATCGTGCGGGCGTTGACCGAGCGTGACGGGCTGCAGCCGGGCTATGTGCGCGGGGGGCGATCGCGGGCGTTGCGGCCGGTGTTGCAGCCGTCGAACCTGATATTGGGCGAGTGGCGCGCGCGGACCGAGGAGCAATTGGCGGGGCTTACCGTCGAGCTGATCCACAGCCGCGCGCCCTTGTTCGGCGAGGCGCTGCCCGCGGCGGCATTGCAATGGGCGACGGCGCTGACCGCGGCGACCTTGCCCGATGCCCAGCCTTATCCGCATCTCTATTCGGCGCTCGACGGGGTGCTCTCGGCGATCGAGGCGGCGCCTGCGGCGCGGGGCTGGGCGGTTGCTTTGGTGCGCTATGAGCTGCTGCTGCTTGCCGAACTGGGCTTCGGGCTCGACCTTGAGCAGTGCGCGGCGACCGGGCGAAGCGACGATCTGGCGTTCGTGAGTCCCAAGAGCGGGATCGCGGTGAGCCGGGCGGGTGCGGCGGGCTATGAGAATCGGCTGCTGCGGCTGCCCTCGTTCCTGACCGAGGGCGGCGCGGCGGAGTGGGGCGATATAGTCGACGGGCTGCGGATCACCGGGCATTTTCTGGAGCGCGATTTGCTGACCGCGCGCGGGGCGGACGTGCTCGCGGCGCGGGCCCGGCTGGTCGATCGGCTCAAGCGGGCGGTTGCCTAACGCGGTTCGCGGGGGCAAAGCGACGCAAATTGCTCCCTTCCTAGAGGGAGAGGGGCCGCACAAGGAAGCTGGATGCCATTGATTGCAGTATTGCCCGGCGACGGGATCGGGCCCGAAGTTACCACCCACGCGCGCCGTGTTCTCGAGGCGCTCGATCTGGGGCTAGAATTCCAGGAAGCGCCGATCGGCGGCGCGGCCTATCTGGCGGCCGGGCGGCCCTTGCCGGCCGAAACGCTGGCGCTCGCCAAGAAGGCCGATGCGGTCTTGTTCGGCGCGATCGGCGATCCGCGGTTCGAGGGACTGGAGCGGCGGCTGCGGCCCGAGGCGGCGTTGCTGGGCATCCGCCGCGAGCTGGGACTGTTCGCCAATATCCGTCCGGCGACCTTGTTTCCGGGACTCGAGGAAGCCTCGCCGCTCAAGGCGGAGGTGGTCAAGGGGCTCGACATCGTCATCGTCCGCGAGCTGACCGGTGACGTTTATTTCGGCGAGAAGGGCCGGCGTACCAATATCGAGGGGCTGCGCCAGGGCTATGACGTGATGTCGTACAATGAAGGCGAAGTGGACCGGATCGTCCGCGTGGGTTTCGAGATGGCAAAGCGGCGCCGCAAGAAGCTCTGCTCGGTCGACAAGGCCAACGTGCTGGAGACGTCGCAGCTGTGGCGCGACGTGGTGAACGAGATCGCGATCGAATATCCCGAAGTGCAGCTCACCCACATGTATGTCGACAATGCCGCGATGCAGCTGGTGCGGCGTCCGGCCGACTTCGACGTGATCGTG encodes:
- a CDS encoding DUF3857 domain-containing protein — its product is MIFRSLLAVAAFCVAGSAWPGSAKAGDKPLYQPRPAWVAVAPDPALATLTDSSPALVIFDQQQRIGDGQVWAYADRATRVISSQTMREIGTVALPWQPDAGDLIIHSAKILRAGGDVDLIAAGQRFEVLRREEQLEQWQLNGTLTATMAVEGLRVGDVLRIAYSITSKDKALQGNVQTQLPLIAEPMRAGFARARLSWPAGIDLKWRAYPDGLSPKAERKAGYDEIDVTLPLAKPAELPADAPARYRKPQLLEATSFADWAAVSRVMAPLYASDGLITPGSPLAAEVAKIAAKSSDPRTRAAMALRLVQDEVRYLFRGMDGGNYIPQSPASTWSLRYGDCKAKTLLLLAILGALKIEAEPVLASLEMGDLVAQRLPSPGAFDHVIVRAVIQGKSLWLDGTGNGAREGDLDDTPPFRNVLPVRAEGAALMPIVMRAPARPMAEAEIELDQSAGLAVPAPFKIVLTVRGALAEVYHAGASQANKEQMSELGQALVSQMLGDAMSVARSVTYDAEAATATVTVHGVVGSRWKVEQGRYRTVFDKTLSELEFAPDRARPAWKDIPVMSAPRAFSTILRLRSKLPRNGAGFEFEGDRTLPPRLAGATITRTTALANGWATLEDRIAIDASEIAPGDVAAVRAQVALAKSRPLKIVAPADYPPRWKVVADAKRTNAFAPLFAAYAAAIADDPEEVVGYTNRASFLNGIWDWKGAVADLDKAIALAPTAALHFWRARMRTMLRDDSGAIADAEAGLTLEPGSTEGIGQLATLRFRAGQRDAALASIAERIAQGGTEKLAFVSQQGSLLAEAGRGEEAIAVLDAAIKTNPGNATLLNERCWLKGTMNLALDTALKDCTKGIELAENPSSIYDSRAMVYFRMGRMEEALADLDAALDLAPAQDASLYLRGVVRKRMGNKAADEDLAAARMMSARIDEDYARYGIKP
- the recO gene encoding DNA repair protein RecO, with product MHLRAEAILLSVRAHGEHGAIVRALTERDGLQPGYVRGGRSRALRPVLQPSNLILGEWRARTEEQLAGLTVELIHSRAPLFGEALPAAALQWATALTAATLPDAQPYPHLYSALDGVLSAIEAAPAARGWAVALVRYELLLLAELGFGLDLEQCAATGRSDDLAFVSPKSGIAVSRAGAAGYENRLLRLPSFLTEGGAAEWGDIVDGLRITGHFLERDLLTARGADVLAARARLVDRLKRAVA
- a CDS encoding GNAT family N-acetyltransferase, which translates into the protein MNALTKIEAEAARPVPLKFEIGARTLLTIRRSLVRVPLDLREARAGGLPALPPLGRAAQGYSVTSLPEVQLAALVAESGGMLPFVRQRYTRYYADFSGGFDAWLAGLSSNARQSLRRKAKKIAALSGGALDVRRFDTPEELEAFHAIARPLSLRTYQERLLGSGLPDDAAFRAEMLRQAAAGQVRAWLLYIGGEAAAYLYCPAAGDTLIYAYVGHDPAHNDLSPGAVLQMEAFQDLFAEGRFATFDFTEGEGQHKRQFATGGVACVDLLLLRPSLANRATMAALGGFNAAVAGVKRGVLAAGLGKLAKRLRRG
- the leuB gene encoding 3-isopropylmalate dehydrogenase — its product is MPLIAVLPGDGIGPEVTTHARRVLEALDLGLEFQEAPIGGAAYLAAGRPLPAETLALAKKADAVLFGAIGDPRFEGLERRLRPEAALLGIRRELGLFANIRPATLFPGLEEASPLKAEVVKGLDIVIVRELTGDVYFGEKGRRTNIEGLRQGYDVMSYNEGEVDRIVRVGFEMAKRRRKKLCSVDKANVLETSQLWRDVVNEIAIEYPEVQLTHMYVDNAAMQLVRRPADFDVIVTGNLFGDILSDQASMCAGSIGMLPSASLSAWSGANGMYEPIHGSAPDIAGQGKANPCAAILSAAMLLRHSLVNEAAAKRVEAAVGAALAKGARTADLGGSLSTTEMADAVLQELV
- a CDS encoding polysaccharide deacetylase produces the protein MPTRVFITIDTELMWRHHVAGLDADTIVQRSLEPAGVGVGWQLAELKRHGLKACFFVDPMPALVYGLDPIKRIVGAILEAGQEVQLHLHPNWTGAHAGDRGASYGPFELIDYSLKEQVELLSGAADMLLAAGAPEQIAFRSGSYSASDDTLGALAQLGFVYDSSHNGSEHPWPSAISLGPRQIAPIAHCGIIEVPVTLIEDQKGHLRHFQICALSAAEMRAALDHAVARNHVAVTIVSHGFELANRAGTRANGVHVRRFEALCRMLAERQGGLATAHFADRPHMALGQDDQPLGPSRLRTGLRQAEQLWSNLVEERAA